A single window of Jaculus jaculus isolate mJacJac1 chromosome 14, mJacJac1.mat.Y.cur, whole genome shotgun sequence DNA harbors:
- the LOC101617786 gene encoding zinc finger protein 175-like — protein MPADMSFCLKPQGLGAEEQNGRCERLVSFEDVTMDFSWEEWQQLDPVQRRLYQEVMLEIYSHLLSVGYLIPSPEVIFRMKKGKEALIEQAELPHQRYWCQEGESELDTLPQEVSEKASIQKDVASEVTRDGSWCSILELWQDADLTQRDQENLIPCWRPGAFLSMKTLSTKGGWKCNEPEKVIPLGPHLISTQKGSTKCWSPSKCLKPSLEANGRNQSNVTKQPRDLVTSGQLFTHGPSNTNCVITHKGGESYKGNEFGKVNCKQPLKQHENHCSQGKLGECTECGKVFTGGSAFLKHQLIPTRERPFVCHKCGMDFLQKSELKTHQRTHRREKKHYECPDCGKSFTRISHLQLHNRIHTGEKPYECPDCGKWFRRTSHLQVHHRIHTGEKPYKCRDCEKSFSNRTHLKVHHRIHTGERPYVCSECGKAFNQKSILSTHQRIHTGQKPYKCNDCGKAFSAKAQLQVHERIHTGEKPYICTECGKAFSARSGFHTHKITHTRERPFVCQKCGKSFLLRSELTSHQRIHNGEKPFECHDCGKSFSKTSQLKVHHRIHTGERPYVCSECGKTFSWKLSFNLHMKIHTGEKHHICSECGKAFSQKSVLITHQRIHTGEKPYKCSDCGKALISKGQLQDHQRVHTGEKPYVCSKCGKAFSSRSSLHRHQVTH, from the exons ATGCCTGCTGACATGAGCTTCTGCCTGAAGCCCCAGGGCCTGGGAGCAGAGGAGCAGAATGGGCGTTGTGAG AGATTGGTATCGTTTGAAGATGTGACCATGGACTTCAGCTGGGAGGAGTGGCAGCAGCTGGACCCTGTCCAGAGACGCCTGTACCAGGAGGTGATGCTGGAGATCTACAGCCACCTCTTGTCAGTGG GGTATCTCATTCCCAGCCCAGAGGTCATCTTCAggatgaagaaaggaaaggaggcacTGATAGAGCAGGCTGAATTGCCACATCAGAGGTATTGGTGTCAAG aaGGGGAATCAGAGCTTGACACCCTCCCACAGGAAGTTTCTGAGAAAGCTTCAATTCAAAAGGACGTGGCAAGTGAAGTCACAAGAGATGGTTCCTGGTGTTCCATTTTAGAACTGTGGCAGGATGCTGACCTTACACAGAGAGACCAGGAAAACCTGATCCCATGCTGGAGACCTGGTGCTTTCCTCAGCATGAAAACACTGAGcacaaaagggggctggaaatgTAATGAGCCAGAGAAAGTCATTCCTTTGGGGCCCCACCTCATTTCTACACAAAAGGGATCTACAAAATGTTGGTCACCTTCAAAATGTTTGAAACCTAGCTTAGAAGCAAACGGCAGAAATCAAAGCAATGTTACAAAACAGCCTCGTGACCTTGTTACTTCTGGTCAACTTTTCACACATGGACCTTCTAATACCAACTGTGTGATTACCCATAAAGGAGGAGAATCATACAAAGGTAATGAGTTTGGAAAAGTTAACTGTAAACAACCACTTAAGCAGCATGAAAATCATTGTTCTCAGGGGAAACTAGgggaatgtactgaatgtgggaaggTCTTCACTGGCGGGTCTGCTTTTCTTAAGCATCAGCTGATCCCCACCAGGGAGAGACCTTTTGTCTGTCACAAATGTGGGATGGATTTTCTCCAGAAATCTGAGTTGAAAACCCATCAAAGAACTCACAGAAGGGAAAAGAAGCATTATGAGTGTCCTGACTGTGGGAAATCCTTCACGCGTATATCCCATCTGCAGTTACATAATAGAATCCACACTGGGGAGAAGCCTTATGAATGTCCTGACTGTGGGAAATGGTTCCGTCGCACATCCCACCTGCAGGTGCATCATCGGATTCACACTGGGGAGAAGCCCTACAAATGCCGTGACTGTGAGAAATCGTTCAGTAATAGAACCCACCTGAAGGTGCATCATCGGATTCACACTGGGGAGAGACcttatgtgtgttctgaatgcggGAAGGCCTTCAACCAGAAGTCAATCCTCAGCACGCaccagagaattcacacagggcAGAAACCCTACAAATGCAATGACTGTGGGAAAGCCTTTTCTGCCAAGGCCCAACTCCAAGTGCACGAGCGAATTCACACAGGCGAGAAACCTTACATTTGCACTGAATGTGGgaaggccttcagtgccaggtcAGGCTTCCATACACATAAGATAACTCACACTCGGGAGAGACCTTTTGTTTGTCAAAAATGTGGGAAGTCCTTCCTCCTGAGGTCAGAGCTGACATCCCATCAACGAATTCACAATGGAGAAAAGCCTTTTGAATGCCATGACTGTGGGAAATCCTTCAGCAAAACATCCCAACTGAAGGTGCATCATAGAATTCACACAGGAGAGAGACcttatgtgtgttctgaatgTGGGAAGACCTTCAGCTGGAAATTATCCTTCAATCTACACATGAAaattcacactggagaaaaaCACCATATATGCAGtgagtgtgggaaagccttcagtcAGAAGTCAGTACTTATAACACACCAGAGGATTCACACTGGGGAGAAGCCGTACAAATGCAGTGACTGTGGGAAAGCCTTGATTTCTAAGGGCCAACTCCAAGATCACCAGCGAGTTCACACGGGTGAGAAACCATATGTGTGCAGTAAGTGTGGGAAGGCCTTCAGTAGCAGGTCATCTTTGCATAGGCATCAGGTAACACACTAG
- the Ceacam18 gene encoding carcinoembryonic antigen-related cell adhesion molecule 18: MSLGEAQSLGEQIPHLIHPKVVNNLGISTNASSLVEGMDSVAAQCLTNSSNIKSMSCSPATYVLLWTEPDVSEGVLTTVIGSSMDLECACISSSGPKYHWIHKHSLLSTLDANVTFPRLSWEQMGRIRGSSHARQPSSTPAMPKSQLLGDTLPFL, encoded by the exons ATGTCCCTTGGAGAGGCGCAGAGCTTGGGGGAGCAGATACCACACTTAATTCACCCCAAGGTGGTAAATAACCTGGGCATCTCGACCAACGCCAGCTCCCTGGTGGAAGGCATGGATTCTGTGGCTGCCCAATGCCTCACCAACTCCTCCAACATCAAGTCGATGTCTTGCA GCCCGGCTACGTATGTGTTGCTGTGGACGGAGCCTGATGTCTCTGAGGGTGTCCTGACCACCGTGATTGGCTCCAGCATGGATCTGGAGTGTGCCTGTATTTCCAGCTCAGGACCCAAGTACCACTGGATCCACAAGCACTCTCTCCTGAGCACCTTGGATGCGAACGTGACCTTCCCTCGTCTGTCCTGGGAGCAGATGGGCCGCATCAGGG GCAGTAGCCATGCCAGACAGCCTTCCTCCACGCCGGCCATGCCGAAGTCACAGCTTTTGGGTGACACACTCCCTTTCCTCTGA